The following is a genomic window from Pseudothermotoga thermarum DSM 5069.
TTTCAGCATCAACGTTGTCTTTCAAAACTCTTGCAACGGCATCTAAAACATCTATACCAAGTCTTGCCTGTTTTAAATCTTGGTACATTTCGCCGTATTCATCTCTGGTTAAACCAAGTCTTGCCCAACAACGGGCTGAAATTGTGTTGAAGAACAAAAGAATCAAATCTTCCATCGAAAGTTTTGGCAGCTTTTCTTCGTTTTCCTGCAAGACTTTCACCTCCAATTTTCCGTGAAGGTCTTAAAGAATATTTCGCTGGTTTCTTTGTCGATGTTGCAAAGTCGAATTTC
Proteins encoded in this region:
- a CDS encoding DUF1844 domain-containing protein: MQENEEKLPKLSMEDLILLFFNTISARCWARLGLTRDEYGEMYQDLKQARLGIDVLDAVARVLKDNVDAEIYKEIEGIIGNLKLNYVNQYNKSKEAQG